Proteins encoded in a region of the Streptomyces sp. NBC_00310 genome:
- a CDS encoding cupin domain-containing protein, which yields MPVIRPAEAVVHEIHGARFVSYATPRTGSKELAAWRGEIPPGTKAPAHTVTKEEILHLLSGELLVTLDGRTERVAAGDTLIVNSGATLAVENPTTETTVTWVTTSLGLEAELADGTRIVPPWAN from the coding sequence ATGCCTGTCATCCGCCCTGCCGAAGCCGTCGTCCACGAGATTCACGGCGCCCGCTTCGTTTCGTACGCCACTCCCCGCACCGGCAGCAAGGAACTGGCCGCCTGGCGGGGCGAGATCCCGCCAGGGACCAAGGCACCCGCGCACACCGTCACCAAGGAGGAGATCCTGCATCTGCTCAGCGGCGAGTTGCTGGTCACGCTGGACGGTCGCACCGAGCGTGTCGCCGCGGGTGACACGCTGATCGTCAACTCGGGCGCGACCCTCGCCGTCGAGAACCCGACGACGGAGACCACCGTCACCTGGGTCACCACCTCCCTCGGCCTGGAGGCGGAGCTGGCCGACGGCACGCGGATCGTGCCGCCGTGGGCCAACTGA
- a CDS encoding esterase/lipase family protein, which yields MLPWKRLIRPLAALCLAAAATVVPATAAEAADTAAAPGRGWNDYSCKPSSAHPRPVVLVHGTFANSVDNWLGLAPYLVNRGYCVYSLDYGQLPGVAFFNGLGAIDRSAEQLDAFVDQVLAATGAAEADLVGHSQGGMMPRYYLKFLGGAAEVNALVGIAPSNHGTTLNGLTQLLDHFPGAGDLLSTATPALADQVAGSAFMTKLNAGGDTVPGVTYTVLATKYDEVVTPYRSQFLDGPNVRNVVIQDLCALDLSEHAAIGLLDRVAFHEVANALDPAHATPTTCLSVVG from the coding sequence ATGCTGCCCTGGAAGCGCCTGATCAGACCGTTGGCCGCCCTGTGCCTGGCCGCCGCGGCGACCGTCGTCCCCGCCACTGCCGCCGAGGCCGCCGACACGGCCGCCGCACCCGGCCGTGGCTGGAACGACTACTCCTGCAAACCCTCCAGCGCCCACCCCCGCCCCGTCGTCCTCGTCCACGGAACGTTCGCGAACTCCGTCGACAACTGGCTGGGCCTCGCGCCGTACCTCGTGAACCGGGGCTACTGCGTCTACTCCCTCGACTACGGCCAACTCCCCGGCGTCGCCTTCTTCAACGGCCTCGGAGCCATCGACAGGTCGGCGGAGCAGCTCGACGCCTTCGTCGACCAGGTGCTCGCCGCGACCGGCGCCGCCGAGGCCGACCTCGTCGGCCACTCGCAGGGCGGCATGATGCCCCGCTACTACCTGAAGTTCCTCGGCGGGGCCGCGGAGGTGAACGCCCTCGTCGGCATCGCCCCCTCCAACCACGGCACCACCCTGAACGGCCTCACCCAACTCCTCGACCACTTCCCCGGCGCCGGCGACCTGCTGTCCACCGCCACCCCGGCCCTCGCCGACCAGGTGGCCGGATCCGCCTTCATGACCAAGCTCAACGCGGGCGGCGACACCGTCCCCGGTGTCACGTACACCGTCCTCGCCACGAAGTACGACGAGGTGGTCACGCCGTACCGGTCCCAGTTCCTCGACGGGCCGAACGTACGCAACGTCGTCATCCAGGACCTCTGCGCGCTCGACCTCTCCGAGCACGCGGCGATCGGGCTCCTCGACCGCGTCGCGTTCCACGAGGTCGCCAACGCCCTCGACCCGGCCCACGCCACCCCGACGACCTGCCTCTCGGTCGTCGGCTGA
- a CDS encoding lytic polysaccharide monooxygenase — protein sequence MPAVRRKAAAFATAGVVGAAPLALTGFAAGPALAHGSMDAPVSRGAQCYAEGPESPRSAACGAAVAAGGTQALYDWNGVRIDDAAGRHRELIPDGKLCGAGDEAFRGLDLARADWPATSVRAGSYTFRYRVTAPHKGTFEVYVTKPGHDPSRPLAWDDLDLAHPVATATDPAASGGFYTFSGTLPQRSGKHLLYAVWQRSDSPEAFYSCSDVTFGGTSAPPSASAPSEEQIEDGADESTVEHGGHGDDDAGTTTDPTPKASTKASAKASAKAASGDASPTAKSTSDEAAAGADTAGLAEPAGGKEGLADTGGAGVTPYVALGGAAVLALGSSLLFAAARRRATTGGRHGR from the coding sequence ATGCCCGCTGTCCGCCGCAAGGCCGCCGCGTTCGCCACCGCCGGTGTCGTCGGTGCCGCCCCGCTCGCCCTGACCGGGTTCGCCGCCGGGCCGGCCCTGGCGCACGGGTCGATGGACGCCCCGGTGAGCCGGGGGGCGCAGTGCTACGCGGAGGGCCCCGAGAGCCCGAGGTCGGCGGCCTGCGGGGCGGCGGTCGCGGCCGGCGGCACGCAGGCGCTGTACGACTGGAACGGCGTACGGATCGATGACGCGGCCGGTCGGCACCGGGAGCTGATCCCGGACGGCAAGCTGTGCGGCGCGGGCGACGAGGCGTTCAGGGGCCTCGACCTGGCCCGCGCCGACTGGCCGGCGACGAGCGTGCGCGCCGGTTCGTACACCTTCAGGTACCGGGTGACGGCCCCGCACAAGGGCACCTTCGAGGTGTACGTCACCAAGCCCGGTCACGACCCGTCCCGACCGCTCGCCTGGGACGACCTCGACCTCGCGCACCCGGTCGCGACGGCCACCGACCCGGCCGCGTCGGGCGGGTTCTACACGTTCTCCGGCACCCTCCCGCAGCGCTCCGGCAAGCACCTGCTGTACGCGGTCTGGCAGCGCTCGGACAGCCCGGAGGCGTTCTACTCCTGCTCGGACGTCACCTTCGGCGGCACATCGGCCCCGCCGAGCGCGTCCGCGCCCTCCGAGGAGCAGATCGAGGACGGTGCCGACGAGTCGACCGTCGAGCACGGCGGCCACGGTGACGACGACGCGGGCACGACGACGGACCCGACACCGAAGGCGTCCACGAAGGCGTCCGCGAAGGCGTCCGCGAAGGCCGCTTCCGGCGACGCGTCACCGACCGCGAAGTCGACGAGCGACGAGGCGGCCGCGGGAGCCGACACCGCCGGCCTCGCGGAACCCGCCGGAGGCAAGGAGGGCCTCGCCGACACCGGCGGTGCCGGCGTGACCCCGTATGTGGCCCTCGGCGGCGCGGCCGTCCTGGCGCTCGGCTCCTCCCTCCTCTTCGCCGCGGCCCGCCGCCGCGCGACGACCGGCGGCCGACACGGCCGCTGA
- a CDS encoding DNA polymerase III subunit alpha has translation MPGFTHLHTVSGFSLRYGASHPERLAERASERGMDALALTDRDTLAGAVRFAKACAGAGIRPLFGVDLAVEVPAAAVRQARRRAPVRGGAFIDESTPRVTFLAREGATGWAELCRIVSAAHAGGGPGGGRSEVPPLLPWAECAAEGLTVLLGPASDVGRALAAGRPDRAAKLLVPWRERYGDALRLEAMWHGREGTGPGSLRLAARTVGFAAEQRVRPVLSNAVRYADPGMGPVADVLDAARRLVPVDPRGELDSGEAWLKGADAMLAVAERVVEAAGYRRDTAHRLLEQTRATAAECLVDPEDDLGLGTVHFPEPRLVGADRRTAQRVLASRAAAGMVRHGYDTRRAYWERMHQELDVIAYHGFASYFLTVAQVVDDVRKMGIRVAARGSGAGSLVNHLLDIAHADPVEHGLLMERFLSKRRVALPDIDIDVESARRLEVYRAIIDRFGTERVATVAMPETYRVRHAVRDVGAALSLDPADIDRIAKSFPHIRARDARAALEELPELRQLAGEFQREGAKYGRLWELVEALDALPRGVAMHPCGVLLSDASLLRRTPVMPTSGEGFPMSQFDKDDVEDLGLLKLDVLGVRMQSAMAHAVAEVARATGERVDLDALDFERGEGDPATYELIRSTETLGCFQIESPGQRDLVGRLRPATFHDLVVDISLFRPGPVAADMVRPFIAARHGRAPVRYPHDDLAEPLRETYGVVVFHEQVIDIVHLMTGCGRDEADRVRRGLSDLESQGRIRIWFAQHAAAKGYDAETIARTWEIVEAFGSYGFCKAHAVAFAVPTYQSAWLKTHHPAAFYAGLLTHDPGMYPKRLLLADARRRGVPILPLDVNRSAVAHCIELVSESRSGEDGSGEAKVWGIRLALCDVHGISEAEAARIADGQPYASLLDFWERARPSRPLAGRLAQVGALDSFGANRRDLQLHLTELHRGGRGAGGGQLPLAGGRRTEPAGLPDLSSAERLSAELGVLSMDVSRNLMDDHREFLDELGVVSARRLREARHGETVLVAGAKAATQTPPIRSGKRVVFTTLDDGTGLVDLAFFDDSHDACAHTVFHSWLLLVRGVVQRRGPRSLSVVGAAAWNLAELVELRREGGLDAVAPRLAEPADTGGGPDGGRGDTDGASEGGRRGDTDGASDGGRRGDTGRRIRMSTGYEMHPWADLRPAGGEPSQGPSQVRKLWHQSPGSAG, from the coding sequence GTGCCGGGGTTCACGCATCTGCACACCGTCTCCGGGTTCTCCCTGCGCTACGGCGCCTCGCACCCGGAGCGGCTGGCCGAGCGCGCCTCCGAGCGGGGGATGGACGCCCTCGCGCTCACCGACCGGGACACCCTCGCGGGTGCCGTCCGGTTCGCCAAGGCCTGCGCCGGGGCCGGGATCCGCCCGCTGTTCGGGGTGGACCTGGCGGTGGAGGTGCCCGCCGCCGCCGTACGACAGGCGCGGCGACGTGCTCCCGTGCGCGGGGGTGCCTTCATCGACGAGTCGACTCCTCGGGTGACGTTCCTCGCGCGCGAGGGCGCGACCGGCTGGGCCGAGCTCTGCAGAATCGTTTCGGCGGCGCATGCGGGCGGCGGACCGGGCGGGGGCAGAAGCGAGGTTCCGCCATTGCTGCCCTGGGCGGAGTGTGCCGCCGAGGGCCTGACCGTGCTCCTCGGCCCGGCCTCCGACGTGGGGCGCGCACTGGCCGCCGGGCGCCCCGACCGCGCCGCGAAGCTCCTCGTGCCCTGGCGGGAGAGGTACGGCGACGCCCTGCGCCTTGAGGCGATGTGGCACGGCCGCGAGGGCACCGGCCCCGGTTCGCTGCGGCTGGCCGCTCGCACCGTCGGCTTCGCGGCCGAGCAGCGCGTACGGCCCGTGCTCAGCAACGCCGTCCGGTACGCCGACCCCGGCATGGGCCCGGTCGCCGATGTGCTGGACGCGGCCCGGCGGCTCGTCCCCGTCGACCCCCGGGGTGAGCTGGACTCCGGGGAGGCCTGGCTCAAGGGCGCGGACGCCATGCTGGCCGTCGCCGAGCGGGTCGTCGAGGCCGCCGGGTACCGCCGCGACACCGCGCACCGCCTGCTGGAGCAGACCCGGGCCACGGCCGCCGAGTGCCTGGTCGACCCGGAGGACGACCTGGGCCTCGGCACCGTCCACTTCCCCGAGCCGCGTCTCGTCGGCGCGGACCGCCGTACCGCCCAGCGGGTGCTGGCCTCACGGGCGGCGGCCGGGATGGTGCGGCACGGCTACGACACCCGGCGCGCGTACTGGGAGCGGATGCACCAGGAGCTGGACGTCATCGCCTATCACGGCTTCGCCTCCTACTTCCTGACGGTCGCCCAAGTCGTCGACGACGTGAGGAAGATGGGCATCCGGGTCGCGGCGCGCGGCTCCGGCGCCGGCTCCCTGGTGAACCACCTCCTGGACATCGCACACGCCGACCCCGTCGAACACGGTCTGCTGATGGAGCGGTTCCTGTCCAAACGGCGGGTCGCGCTGCCCGACATCGACATCGACGTGGAGTCCGCGCGGCGGCTGGAGGTCTATCGCGCGATCATCGACCGGTTCGGCACCGAGCGGGTCGCGACCGTCGCGATGCCGGAGACGTACCGCGTCCGCCACGCCGTCCGGGACGTGGGCGCGGCCCTCTCCCTGGACCCCGCCGACATCGACCGGATCGCCAAGTCCTTTCCGCACATCAGGGCGCGGGACGCGCGGGCGGCGCTCGAAGAGCTGCCCGAGCTGCGGCAGTTGGCGGGGGAGTTTCAGCGGGAAGGAGCGAAGTACGGCCGGCTGTGGGAGCTGGTCGAGGCGCTCGACGCCCTCCCGCGCGGAGTCGCCATGCACCCGTGCGGGGTGCTCCTCTCCGACGCGTCCCTGCTCCGCCGTACGCCGGTGATGCCGACCAGCGGCGAGGGGTTCCCCATGTCCCAGTTCGACAAGGACGACGTCGAGGACCTCGGGCTGCTCAAGCTCGATGTGCTGGGCGTGCGGATGCAGTCGGCGATGGCGCACGCGGTGGCAGAGGTCGCGCGGGCGACGGGGGAGCGGGTCGACCTGGACGCGCTCGACTTCGAGCGGGGCGAGGGTGACCCGGCGACGTATGAACTCATCCGTTCCACCGAGACGTTGGGCTGCTTCCAGATCGAGTCGCCGGGGCAGCGGGATCTGGTGGGGCGGCTCCGGCCGGCCACCTTCCACGACCTGGTGGTGGACATCTCCCTCTTCCGGCCCGGTCCGGTGGCCGCCGACATGGTGCGTCCGTTCATCGCGGCCCGGCACGGGCGGGCGCCGGTCCGTTACCCGCACGACGATCTGGCGGAGCCGCTGCGGGAGACGTACGGCGTGGTCGTCTTCCACGAGCAGGTCATCGACATCGTGCACCTCATGACCGGCTGCGGCCGGGACGAGGCGGACCGGGTGCGGCGCGGACTCTCCGACCTCGAGTCGCAGGGGCGGATCCGGATCTGGTTCGCCCAGCACGCGGCCGCGAAGGGGTACGACGCCGAGACGATCGCGCGGACCTGGGAGATCGTCGAGGCCTTCGGGTCGTACGGCTTCTGCAAGGCGCACGCGGTGGCCTTCGCGGTGCCGACGTACCAGTCGGCGTGGCTGAAGACGCATCATCCGGCCGCGTTCTACGCCGGGCTGCTCACGCACGACCCCGGGATGTACCCGAAGCGGCTGCTGCTGGCGGACGCGCGGCGGCGGGGGGTGCCGATCCTGCCGTTGGACGTGAACCGGTCGGCGGTCGCCCACTGTATCGAACTGGTGTCTGAATCAAGGAGTGGTGAGGACGGGTCGGGAGAGGCGAAGGTGTGGGGGATCCGGCTCGCCCTCTGTGATGTGCACGGCATCAGCGAGGCCGAGGCGGCGCGGATCGCGGACGGGCAGCCGTACGCCTCACTGCTGGACTTCTGGGAGCGGGCACGGCCGAGCCGTCCGCTGGCCGGGCGGCTGGCCCAGGTGGGGGCGTTGGACTCCTTCGGGGCCAACCGGCGTGATCTGCAACTGCACTTGACCGAGCTGCACCGGGGCGGCCGGGGCGCGGGCGGTGGCCAGCTGCCGTTGGCGGGTGGACGGCGCACCGAGCCGGCCGGACTGCCGGACCTGTCCTCGGCCGAGCGGCTCAGCGCCGAGCTGGGCGTGCTGTCGATGGACGTCTCGCGCAATCTGATGGACGACCACCGGGAGTTCCTCGACGAGTTGGGCGTGGTGTCGGCGCGGCGGCTGCGCGAGGCGCGGCACGGGGAGACGGTGCTGGTCGCGGGTGCCAAGGCGGCGACCCAGACCCCGCCCATCCGCTCGGGCAAGCGGGTCGTCTTCACCACCCTCGACGACGGCACCGGCCTGGTCGACCTCGCCTTCTTCGACGACTCCCACGACGCGTGCGCCCACACCGTCTTCCACTCCTGGCTGCTGCTGGTGCGCGGAGTGGTGCAGCGGCGTGGCCCGCGCAGCCTCAGCGTGGTGGGCGCGGCCGCCTGGAACCTCGCCGAGCTGGTGGAGCTGCGGCGCGAGGGCGGCCTCGACGCGGTGGCGCCCCGGCTGGCGGAGCCCGCGGACACCGGGGGCGGCCCGGACGGCGGGCGTGGCGACACCGACGGCGCTTCCGAGGGCGGGCGACGCGGTGACACCGACGGCGCTTCCGACGGCGGCCGACGCGGTGACACCGGCCGCCGGATCCGTATGTCCACCGGCTACGAGATGCATCCATGGGCCGATCTGCGGCCCGCGGGCGGAGAGCCCTCACAAGGCCCTTCTCAGGTACGGAAGTTGTGGCACCAGAGTCCAGGGAGTGCGGGATGA
- a CDS encoding S1 family peptidase, with product MKHRRIPRRRAVVTGAGIAALVAAGVTFQTANASETAPAPTPKALSITAAGKLALTLDTDLGADAAGTYYDAKSKLLVVNVLDEAAAETVEAAGAKARIVENSLAELKSARTTLKADATIPGTAWATDPTTNKVVVTADRTVSKAELARLTKVVDGLGAKAELKRTKGEYKPFVAGGDAITGGSGRCSLGFNVVKGGEPFFLTAGHCTEGISTWSAGGQVIGENEDSSFPGDDYGLVKYTADVDHPSEVNLYNGSTQAISGAAEATVGMKVTRSGSTTQVHSGTVTGLDATVNYGSGDIVNGLVQTDVCAEPGDSGGSLFSGDKAIGLTSGGSGDCTSGGETFFQPVTEALSATGTQIG from the coding sequence CGCCGCACTGGTCGCCGCGGGAGTGACCTTCCAGACTGCGAACGCGAGCGAGACCGCGCCGGCCCCCACGCCGAAAGCGCTCTCCATCACGGCGGCCGGAAAGCTCGCCCTGACCCTCGACACGGACCTCGGCGCCGACGCCGCGGGAACGTATTACGACGCGAAGAGCAAGCTCCTCGTCGTGAACGTGCTCGACGAGGCCGCCGCCGAGACCGTCGAGGCGGCCGGGGCCAAGGCCCGCATCGTCGAGAACTCCCTCGCCGAGCTGAAGAGCGCCCGGACGACCCTCAAGGCGGACGCCACCATCCCCGGCACCGCCTGGGCCACCGACCCGACCACCAACAAGGTCGTCGTCACCGCGGACCGCACCGTCTCCAAGGCCGAGCTGGCGAGACTCACGAAGGTCGTGGACGGCCTCGGGGCCAAGGCCGAACTCAAGCGCACCAAGGGCGAGTACAAGCCCTTCGTCGCGGGCGGCGACGCCATCACCGGCGGCAGTGGCCGCTGCTCCCTCGGCTTCAACGTGGTCAAGGGCGGCGAGCCGTTCTTCCTGACGGCCGGTCACTGCACCGAGGGCATCTCCACGTGGTCCGCCGGCGGCCAGGTCATCGGCGAGAACGAGGACTCCAGCTTCCCGGGCGACGACTACGGCCTGGTCAAGTACACCGCGGACGTCGACCACCCCAGCGAGGTCAACCTCTACAACGGCTCCACCCAGGCCATCTCCGGGGCCGCCGAGGCGACCGTCGGCATGAAGGTCACCCGCAGCGGCTCGACCACCCAGGTCCACAGCGGCACGGTCACCGGCCTCGACGCCACCGTGAACTACGGCAGCGGCGACATCGTCAACGGCCTCGTCCAGACCGACGTCTGCGCCGAGCCCGGCGACAGCGGCGGCTCGCTCTTCTCGGGCGACAAGGCCATCGGCCTCACCTCGGGCGGCAGCGGCGACTGCACCTCGGGCGGCGAGACCTTCTTCCAGCCCGTCACCGAGGCGCTGTCGGCGACCGGTACGCAGATCGGCTGA
- a CDS encoding MarR family winged helix-turn-helix transcriptional regulator, giving the protein MQNSEALALTAVLLAAAGDLARRIDEGVAARGFEARPSYGFAFTRLAPDGATVTDLAVHLGVTKQAASQLVDELVRKGYVERRPHPGDARARLVVLTERGWACTRAAEEAAAEVVAGWVESLGGEGEMRVLRDQLARIAPWGPIRPAW; this is encoded by the coding sequence GTGCAGAACTCCGAAGCTCTGGCCCTGACCGCCGTCCTGCTCGCCGCCGCCGGTGACCTGGCGCGTCGCATCGACGAGGGTGTCGCCGCCCGTGGCTTCGAGGCGCGGCCCTCGTACGGCTTCGCGTTCACCCGGCTCGCCCCGGACGGTGCGACGGTCACCGACCTCGCCGTCCATCTCGGGGTGACCAAGCAGGCCGCCAGTCAGCTCGTCGACGAACTCGTGCGCAAGGGGTACGTCGAGCGGCGGCCGCATCCCGGTGATGCCCGCGCTCGCCTGGTCGTCCTGACCGAGCGGGGGTGGGCCTGCACCCGGGCGGCGGAGGAGGCGGCGGCCGAGGTCGTCGCGGGGTGGGTCGAGTCGCTCGGCGGGGAGGGTGAAATGCGGGTGTTGCGTGATCAGTTGGCGCGTATCGCGCCCTGGGGTCCCATCAGGCCCGCCTGGTGA
- a CDS encoding DNA polymerase Y family protein — protein MTILCVRFQLPPKYEAALPGLLGLIEDFTPVVEALPPDGALADLRGAERYFGRDAEELARLIRVRALALYGVDCLIGAGPGPLTARLALGAAAPGSPCAVPEELVVDFLAELPVGALPGVGTATARTLCEYGLDTLGGVACAPLSTLQRLVGARIGRELHEKANGVDRGRVVPNAVAHSLAAEHPFSRDELNPDRHRRALLAGTDELGSRLRALDKVCRTLTLTVRYADRSSTTRTRTLKEPTAHSPALTAVAYGMYDALGLQRARVRAIALRAEGLTPADQASHQLAFDPVDEKVRRIEEVADRARAKFGPHAVMPGTLAA, from the coding sequence ATGACCATCCTCTGCGTACGTTTCCAGCTGCCGCCGAAGTACGAGGCCGCTCTGCCCGGTCTCCTGGGTCTGATCGAGGACTTCACCCCGGTCGTGGAGGCGCTGCCGCCGGACGGGGCGCTGGCCGATCTGCGGGGCGCCGAACGGTACTTCGGCCGGGACGCCGAGGAACTGGCACGGCTGATCCGGGTCCGCGCCCTCGCGCTGTACGGCGTCGACTGCCTGATCGGCGCCGGGCCCGGACCGCTGACGGCGCGGCTGGCGCTGGGGGCGGCGGCGCCCGGGTCGCCGTGCGCGGTGCCCGAGGAACTCGTCGTGGACTTCCTCGCCGAACTGCCCGTCGGCGCGCTGCCCGGCGTCGGCACCGCGACCGCCCGCACCCTGTGCGAGTACGGCCTGGACACCCTCGGCGGGGTCGCGTGCGCGCCCCTGTCCACGCTTCAGCGCCTGGTCGGCGCGAGGATCGGCCGCGAACTGCACGAGAAGGCGAACGGCGTCGACCGGGGCCGGGTCGTACCGAACGCCGTCGCGCACTCACTCGCCGCCGAACATCCCTTCTCCCGTGACGAGTTGAACCCGGACCGGCACCGCCGCGCCCTGCTCGCCGGCACCGACGAACTGGGCTCCCGGCTGCGCGCCCTGGACAAGGTCTGCCGCACCCTGACCCTCACCGTCCGCTACGCCGACCGTTCTTCGACGACCCGCACCCGCACGCTCAAGGAGCCGACCGCCCACTCCCCGGCGCTGACCGCGGTGGCCTACGGCATGTACGACGCCCTCGGTCTCCAGCGGGCCCGCGTCCGCGCGATCGCCCTGCGCGCCGAGGGCCTCACCCCCGCCGACCAGGCCTCCCACCAGCTCGCCTTCGACCCGGTCGACGAGAAGGTGCGCCGCATCGAGGAGGTCGCCGACCGCGCCCGAGCGAAGTTCGGCCCGCATGCGGTGATGCCGGGGACGCTGGCCGCGTAA
- a CDS encoding DUF3533 domain-containing protein — protein MTQTADPARRSFVDELKDGVTPRATLLVIGVLALQLLFIASYVGALHSPKLRDVPFGVVAPGAAAAEQAVTRLERLPGEPLDPRTVADRAAARERIVDREIDGALLIDPAGTTDTLLVASGGGRTLAGALATLVTGLERSEGRALRTVDVAPAGTGDANGLTSFYLVVGWCVGGYLCASALAMSAGARPTNIRRGVIRLAALALFAILGGLGGAVIAGPVLGALPGSVAALWGLGALVVFAVGAATLALQCVFGIAGIGVAVLLVVIAGNPSAGGALPPPLLPPFWAAIGPALPPGAGVWAARSIAYFEGNDITGPLLVLSAWAMAGAAITVVMAALTKKPERRPSERAPRPSEAPSEAPSEA, from the coding sequence ATGACACAGACGGCCGATCCCGCCCGCAGATCCTTCGTCGACGAACTCAAGGACGGGGTCACCCCGCGGGCCACTCTGCTCGTCATCGGGGTGCTCGCCCTGCAGCTTCTGTTCATCGCCTCGTACGTGGGGGCGCTGCACAGTCCGAAGCTCAGGGACGTGCCGTTCGGCGTGGTGGCGCCGGGGGCCGCGGCGGCCGAACAGGCGGTGACCCGGCTGGAGCGGCTGCCGGGCGAGCCGCTGGACCCGCGCACGGTGGCCGACCGGGCGGCGGCGCGCGAGCGGATCGTGGACCGGGAGATCGACGGCGCCCTGCTGATCGACCCGGCCGGCACCACCGACACCCTGCTGGTCGCCTCCGGCGGCGGCCGGACCCTCGCGGGCGCGCTGGCCACGCTCGTCACCGGGCTGGAGAGGTCCGAGGGCCGCGCGCTACGAACGGTGGACGTGGCCCCGGCCGGCACCGGCGACGCCAACGGGCTCACGTCCTTCTATCTGGTCGTGGGCTGGTGCGTGGGCGGCTATCTGTGCGCGTCGGCGCTGGCGATGAGCGCCGGGGCGCGGCCCACCAACATCCGGCGCGGGGTGATCCGGCTGGCCGCCCTGGCGCTGTTCGCGATCCTCGGCGGACTCGGCGGCGCGGTCATCGCCGGGCCGGTCCTGGGGGCCCTGCCGGGGAGCGTGGCGGCCCTGTGGGGGCTGGGGGCGCTGGTCGTCTTCGCGGTGGGCGCGGCCACGCTGGCGCTGCAGTGCGTCTTCGGCATCGCCGGCATCGGGGTGGCCGTCCTGCTGGTGGTGATCGCGGGCAACCCGAGCGCGGGCGGCGCGCTGCCACCGCCACTGCTGCCACCGTTCTGGGCGGCGATCGGCCCGGCGCTGCCACCGGGCGCGGGCGTGTGGGCGGCCCGCTCGATCGCTTACTTCGAGGGCAACGACATCACCGGCCCGCTGCTGGTGCTCTCCGCCTGGGCAATGGCGGGGGCCGCCATCACGGTGGTGATGGCGGCCCTGACGAAGAAGCCGGAGCGCCGACCTTCGGAGCGTGCGCCTCGGCCTTCCGAAGCACCCTCCGAGGCGCCGTCCGAAGCGTGA
- a CDS encoding dienelactone hydrolase family protein produces MTAVRGTSVDITTEDGTADAYLVRPDDDAAHPAVLFYMDAFGLRPHLRAMADRLAGAGYTVLVPNVFYRSGRTPVFDLPEFIDPAARPEIWDQILPVMLTLTPEPALRDAAAYLGWLADSPHAAAGPVGITGYCMGARLALHTAGAFPERVAAAAGFHGGRLATDAPDSPHLAVARITGEVYLGHAEEDPSLPREQIDLLDKTLTEAGVRHRTEVYTGASHGYTQSDTSAYDAEATERHWTALLDLLDRTLPRPRS; encoded by the coding sequence ATGACCGCCGTACGCGGAACATCCGTGGACATCACCACCGAGGACGGTACCGCCGACGCCTACCTCGTCCGCCCCGACGACGACGCCGCGCATCCGGCGGTCCTGTTCTACATGGACGCGTTCGGGCTGCGGCCCCATCTGAGGGCGATGGCCGACCGGCTGGCCGGTGCCGGGTACACGGTCCTCGTCCCCAATGTCTTCTACCGGTCGGGACGGACCCCGGTCTTCGACCTGCCCGAGTTCATCGATCCGGCCGCGCGTCCGGAGATATGGGACCAGATCCTGCCGGTCATGCTGACGCTGACGCCGGAACCCGCGCTGCGGGACGCGGCCGCGTACCTGGGATGGCTGGCCGACAGCCCGCACGCCGCCGCCGGGCCCGTCGGGATCACCGGATACTGCATGGGCGCCCGGCTGGCCCTGCACACCGCCGGTGCCTTCCCGGAGCGGGTCGCCGCCGCGGCCGGCTTCCACGGCGGACGCCTGGCGACCGACGCCCCGGACAGCCCGCACCTGGCCGTGGCCCGGATCACCGGCGAGGTGTACCTCGGCCACGCCGAGGAGGACCCGTCCCTGCCCCGGGAGCAGATCGACCTGCTCGACAAGACACTCACCGAGGCGGGCGTCCGCCACCGCACCGAGGTCTACACGGGCGCCTCGCACGGGTACACGCAGTCCGACACCTCCGCGTACGACGCCGAGGCGACGGAACGCCACTGGACCGCCCTGCTGGACCTGCTGGACCGCACCCTGCCGCGGCCCCGGTCATGA